One Podospora pseudopauciseta strain CBS 411.78 chromosome 4, whole genome shotgun sequence genomic window, gatgataccaCTGATGTTGATCGTCCAAAGGAGTTGCATGAGACCGACTGTGGGACTTCGGTCTCGGGCTCTTCCAGAGAGAGGATTTCCCATTCTCACAGTCCTGAAAGGGCTGCATCTTCTTCGTCAGAGATCCAGACAGTGAATGAAGCTGACGCAATCAACACACTGGACTCGGGGAGACAGACTGGTGATGTGCAGATTTATACTTACTACATCAAGTCGGTGGGGCTGTGGCCGACCTTGATCTTTGTTTTGGGCATTGTTGCGTTTGTTTTTTGTATTTCGTTTCCGAGTGAGTTCCTACCTTGTCTGGTCCTTTCTTGCTTTGAGGCAAATACTAACACTATCATAGCTGTCTGGGTTCAATGGTGGGCTGCAGAAAATGAGATTCGCCCCAATGATAACCTGGGATATTGGATTGGCCTTTATGCCATGTTTGGAGGTATCGCCATTGTTGGTCTCACCATTGGCTGTTGGTATGTTATCCTTGCTATCGTCAGATTTGTCATGTGTACTGACCGGCAACAGGCAAATGATCATCAAGATGGTACCTCTGTCCGGAGAAAAGTTCCACCTGGCGCTCCTGAAGACCGTTCTGAGTGCACCCATGTCCTTCTTTGTCAAGACAGACACAGGCGTCACCATGAACCGCTTCAGCCAGGACTTGCAACTCATTGACATGGAGCTCCCCATCGCTGCCCTCAACACATTCACCACGTTGATTCTTTGCATCGCGCAGATGGCGCTCATCGGTGTTGGCTCCATCTATGCGGCCATCTCCTTCCCCATCGTTCTCATCACACTCTACCTCGTCCAGAAGTTTTACCTTCGCACATCCCGCCAGATCCGATTGATCGATATTGAAACCAAGGCGCCATTGTATTCCTTATTTGAGGAGTCGCTCCGCGGAATTGCCACCATCCGCGCTTTCGGCTGGCAAGACGccctcgagaagaagaatcacaccctcctcaaccgcTCCATGAAACCGTTCTACCTCATGTATGCCGTCCAACGCTGGCTTACGCTTGTCCTGGACCTTCTTGTTGCAGGCATCGCTGTTCTTCTCATTATCCTCGTTGTCAATCTCCGCGGTACTGTTGCGgcaggtggtgttgggctcgCACTCCTGAATGTCATCCAGTTCAGCCAGAGCGTCAAACTTCTCGTCACATTTTGGACAACCCTTGAGACGCAAATTGGATCGGTAGCTCGCATCAAGAGCTTCACCAGCACCGCTGTCCCATCTGAGGACCTTCCCGGCGAAGatcaaactccaccaccaaactgGCCTCAGAAGGGTGCCATTGAGATCAAGAATTTCACGGCCGCGTACAACGAGGGTGACTCAGACCCTGTACTCAAGAACATCTCTCTTTCCATCGCTGCCGGAGAAAAGGTTGCTATCTGCGGCCGAACAGGAAGCGGCAAGACCTGTCTTGTGTCTTCGCTCTTCCGCATGACCGCTACTCACGCTGGCTCCATCTGCATTGACGGGGTGGACACGTCCACGATTCCCCGTGAGGATGTCCGCCGCCGGTTGGTCGGTGTCCCGCAGCATCCTTTCCTCCTGAAAGGGCCTGTAAGACTCAACGCCGACCCTCTTGGTCAAGCCACGGATGCACAAATACAGACTGCACTCCAAGAGGTCAAAGTCTGGGATATTGTCAGCAGATCTGGCGGACTGGATGCCGACATTGACAGCCTCAATCTTTCGCAGGGGCAGAGGCAGCTGTTCTGTCTTGCTCGTGCAATAGTGCGGCCGGGGAATATCCTTGTCTTGGACGAGGCCACCAGTACCTTGGACGGGAAGACAGAGGAGATGGTTCAAAGGTTGATTAGGAGGAAGTTTTGCGACTACACCATCCTTGCTGTGGCGCACAGGCTCGATACCATTATGGATTTTGACAAGGTGGTTGTGCTAGATAAGGGTAAGGTGGTCGAGTTTGATCGTCCTTGGAaactggtggaggaggaaggggaagggggcaTGTTTAAGAAGCTGTGGTTGAAGAGCGTGGATGAGGATATTGAGGATGTTCCGGAATGAAGGACACCTCGGTGACTTTGGGATGAAACGGGGATCATTaggtggtgatgtttttCATTGGTGCGGATATTGTCTCTAGCTGTAGATACCTCGATTTGAGTTTATGAGTTTATGTAACAATGAATTTCAGTCAACATGTCGCTAGACCGAGACAGCGGATAGAGGTGGGTCGTGTCTTGGGCTTGCCAACACAATTCGGGAACCTGGAACAGGCGCCGGGGCCGGAGATATGGCAAATTTGGCGGGGTAATGACGGATTAAAGTGGGGGGcggggagctggaggggctGCTTATTTCGTGCTCAGCAGTGCTTGTcgaaaataaatagaaagcAAGAGATCGTGATCGACGCCTGTTCAGAAACACTTGAAGCAGACACGCTCAGCCCTCCATCTCTCCTCCTGTTCCTTCGCTGCAAAGGCATCAGCTCGAATCCCCACAACCCCTGTACAATGGCGTCCAATCCTCCCGCGAAATGCTGCACCATTGGTGTCAAGCACGAGTAAGCATCAACCGGACACAGCACAGTGCGCCATCGCTGACCGCGCGCCTATTCTTTTCAAGAGGTGAAACCACAGGCCAATCCATCAAAGTAGCCAACAAGCATGACGCCTACCTCGCGACGCCCACCGCCGACAAGGCCCACAGGGGTGCTGGCATCCTCCTTATCCCCGACGTCATCGGTATTTGGAAAAACAGCAAGTTGATCGCCGACCAGTTTGCTGCCAATGGATACTTGACCTTGTTGATCGACGTGTTCAATGGCGACGCGCTGCCCCTGAACCGCTCAGGGCCCTTTGACTTCAACGCGTGGTTGACCAAGGGCTCTGATGGAAACAACCCTCACACAAAGGAGGCTGTCGATCCTATTGTTGAAGATGCGATCAAGGCACTCAAGGAAGAATACGGGGTGGAGAAGCTGGGGGCTGTTGGCTATTGCTTCGGTGCCAAGGTAGACCCGCTCACTTTGTTCGAAATCATGCCAGCTGCGTGCGGAGTGCTAACACGTGGAATGCAGTATGTCGTCAGACATTACAAGGATGGCATCAAGGTCGGTTATGCTGCCCACCCCTCGtttgtcgaggaggacgagtTGGCTGCTATTCAGGGCCCTTTCAGCATTGCTGCGGCCGAAACTGACTCCATCTTCCCTGCCGAGAAGCGCCACAGGAGCGAGGAGATTCTGCAAAAGACTGGTCAACCGTACCAGATCAACCTCTACTCTGGCGTTGAACATGGCTTTGCTGTCAGAGGGGACCCGAACATGAAGGCGACGAGGTATGCCAAGGAGCAGGCCTTCTTGCAAGCGGTCACCTGGTTTGACAACTATTTGCTCTAGATGAAGTCGGATTATGTTATAGCCAAAGCCTGTATGATGACCTGTCACAATACACCTTTAAGGTGTCAGCGTAAACACATCTCACAACTAAACCACAACTTTTGATGTATTGATAAAGTGTGATGTGGATATGTTAAAATATGTTCGATTGCTGATTGACTATtggttcttttcttttgcaaCAGTTTGGGGGGGCTGGCCTGGGACCAATTTCGGTCGGAGTATTTACCTTAGGTACCAGGTAATCCAAGCCCTCAACGTAGTCGACCGCGGGTGTGTCGGGCAAGAATGAGAGCCAACAGAAAGACGGAATACAGAAACGAAACCCAAGCCGCAGTTATCACAATCCCACCCGCcttcccaccatcttctcttcgcagccccaccatcatcagatCATCTGGAAGACGCATATCATAGTCTAAAAGTCCCACAGATATTTGTATCATGCTGATAGGAAAGGCCGCGGAGACCGAAAAGCATATAACCCAGTATTTATGGCTTCTAGTCCAGCGCCAGAGTCCCCGCCAAACACCAACACTCCTACACAGGATGACGTCCACAAAAGATATTTGACCACCTTTCAAACCGTTGTTTGTAGCCTGGTTGAGTTGGCCGTTGGCCATTTGTAACGGTGATTCAATCTCTATGATCTGAAGTTCGAGTGTGGTGGTCTCAGCCAGAAAAAGGACCGACTTCCACTTCCTGGACACCTTTGCCTCTGCGTTGGAAAGCAAGTTCCAGCAGGCATTAGCCCACAGTAAACAGACACTCCGAGTCCAAATCAGGAGGGTGGCGAGTACTAGGCACAATTGAACGTAGGAGAAGCCCCATCGGTACCGCTATTTGGAATTTCGATCAGCTACATGCTGTGTAAAACAGGAAAGGACAAGGTTGACAGAATTTAGTTTCTACGTGTACTCTTCTTTTATGAAAGGTTGACATACCCCTGTAGTTGGTTGACAAGAGCCGTACTGAGCGACCGCAGTACGGAATGCCCAAAAAGCGACCCATAGAAGCCATACCTTCCGACATACTCAGCGGCCGGGTCTCTGACTCTGCCTTCTTCAAAGCCTGCTTCCCCGATCATGGGACAGGCCGTTCTAAGCTGGTAGAACATGTGGTCTAACAGGGGATCGCCTTGAAACCATTTCAACCACAATAGGGGAAATAAATCACGGACGCCCGTAAAGGGATCGATGGCTCTCTTACCTACCTTTGCTGGATAACATGGTGAGAGTTCGTTGTCTCCACTAAACATCCATGGGCACCACAAAATGTTTGGTCCGATTGATCCGCTCGCCGTCATGAGTAACGTATGCAATGGGTCCAAATTCGGCAAATCGTATATAATTGCCTGTCTCTTGTTCAGCGACGAACGATTCGGTGCTAGCAGCGTAGCCGGTCATGGCGCTGGTAAGAGTGGGGAATGCCAAAATGAGTGTCAGTGACATGACGATGAAGGCAATAGCCACCCTTGATTGAACTATACGGTAGAAGGTCCTGTTACTGAGAGGACAGTAGATTGCGTCAATGGATGGCTCCTGGCGTAGGTAAATCATCCAGAATGTGCAATAGGAGACAGATCCGGTTTCAAGTGTTGTTGCTATATAGTCGGATAAAACGCGCCATAAGAGGCACGAAATCAAGAGCTGACCTAGACGCCCGACTAACCACACACGGAGTTAGGAGGCCTCACATTGCTAAATCAGCCGGTTTCGGGGGAATATTTACTAGGTCCCATGCAATATCAAGAACTTTGGCCTGAGCGAACGTAAAACTTCCTCCGTAGGTGATTTGAAAAAAGCCGGACTGAGACCACCAATTGTAACCTGTGCTCACAGGAATGAACGTGTCATCAGGGCGATAAGCAGTCGGGTTGGCAATCCAACAGGCCCATAACGGAAGACCAATCGTGAGTGAGACTAACAACGAAAACCAGAGAAGGAACGAAGACCATAGAGCTAGACGAAGCCAATGGTATTTGGTAGTGACCTCATCAGCCTCCGGTGTTTTTGCTGAGATGCTCGACGGCGATGGCACGTAAGAATTTCCAGCGGTTGCCGCCGTAGAGCAGGACCTTGCATTTGTACTCATACTCTCATGGTATAAACGACGGGGTCAACCTTTCAAAGAGGAGACATAGACAGGT contains:
- a CDS encoding hypothetical protein (EggNog:ENOG503NUGF; antiSMASH:Cluster_8; COG:Q), which translates into the protein MNFSQHVARPRQRIEVGRVLGLPTQFGNLEQAPGPEIWQIWRGNDGLKWGAGSWRGCLFRAQQCLSKINRKQEIVIDACSETLEADTLSPPSLLLFLRCKGISSNPHNPCTMASNPPAKCCTIGVKHEGETTGQSIKVANKHDAYLATPTADKAHRGAGILLIPDVIGIWKNSKLIADQFAANGYLTLLIDVFNGDALPLNRSGPFDFNAWLTKGSDGNNPHTKEAVDPIVEDAIKALKEEYGVEKLGAVGYCFGAKYVVRHYKDGIKVGYAAHPSFVEEDELAAIQGPFSIAAAETDSIFPAEKRHRSEEILQKTGQPYQINLYSGVEHGFAVRGDPNMKATRYAKEQAFLQAVTWFDNYLL